A genomic segment from Schistocerca piceifrons isolate TAMUIC-IGC-003096 chromosome 4, iqSchPice1.1, whole genome shotgun sequence encodes:
- the LOC124795321 gene encoding translin — MANSITEIFSSYQEYLNNEQDLRDEIRNIVKDIEQHAREILTILQAIHQEGGIREIPKCCEAARKQFNEVQLAFTRLGNAIPAEQYYRFNDHWRYAVQRLAFLAALTIYLETGDLATRETVAEILGLKTRRDAGFHLDLEDYLMGLLQLSSELSRLAVNSVTMGDYVRPLQISRFIAELSAGFRLLNLKNDSLRKRFDVLKYDVKKIEEVVYDLSIRGLKPPEDPEIKCSESATTD; from the coding sequence ATGGCAAACTCAATAACGGAGATCTTCTCTTCCTATCAGGAATATCTGAACAACGAACAAGATTTGAGGGACGAAATACGTAACATTGTTAAGGACATAGAACAACATGCAAGAGAAATACTAACAATTCTTCAAGCTATTCACCAAGAAGGGGGAATTCGTGAAATACCCAAGTGCTGTGAAGCTGCAAGAAAGCAGTTCAATGAAGTGCAGCTCGCATTTACTCGACTTGGTAACGCAATCCCTGCCGAACAATATTATCGTTTTAACGATCACTGGCGATATGCTGTTCAACGGCTAGCGTTCCTTGCAGCCTTGACAATTTACCTCGAGACGGGAGACTTGGCGACTCGTGAAACAGTAGCTGAAATACTTGGACTTAAGACACGGAGAGATGCAGGTTTTCATTTAGATCTGGAAGATTACTTGATGGGCCTGCTCCAGCTTTCATCGGAACTGTCACGCTTAGCAGTCAACAGTGTAACCATGGGCGACTATGTTCGACCTCTTCAGATTTCACGCTTTATTGCTGAGCTGAGTGCCGGTTTTCGGCTTCTGAATCTTAAAAATGATTCACTTAGAAAACGATTTGATGTTTTGAAATACGACgtgaagaagatagaagaagttgTTTACGATTTGTCGATACGTGGTTTGAAACCTCCTGAGGACCCCGAAATCAAATGCAGTGAAAGTGCTACGACGGATTAG